From Zingiber officinale cultivar Zhangliang chromosome 5B, Zo_v1.1, whole genome shotgun sequence, the proteins below share one genomic window:
- the LOC121983774 gene encoding L-type lectin-domain containing receptor kinase IX.1-like — translation MASVGAAAFLCFQALSLITSAGSLSFNFSTFGRDTPSMIDLQGDAFYNNPNISLTKNQLGAPITSSSGRAVFREPLLLWDATTGELTDFVTHFSFVIDSFRQPDYGDGLAFFLSPYPSFIPDVSSGGHLGLIGNASAVFIAVEFDTYKNDWDEDDHHVGIDVNSVRSSAVSTWNSSIKDGRTANVWVSYNSTARNLTVFLTYKDNPVFGRNSTLSYAVDLRELLPETVAVGFSAATGLSTEIHNLLSWSFTSTLQPRKKKRNPLFPLLLLLLGSVAGLISVPGLAIWLLKNKICKKINEEKEEDRIDIELEGERGPMGFSSRELAAATREFSDEVKLGEGGFGAVYRGVLEESKKEVAIKRVARGSKQGRKEYMSEVKIISRLRHRNLVQLVGWCHENGEFLLVYEFVPNGSLDSHLHGEKVLDWPARRKVTQGLAAALVYLHEEWEQCVVHRDVKPSNVMLDSAFNAKLGDFGLARLVDHDRGSQTTAAAGTMGYLAPECVAAGKAGRESDVYSFGVVMLEVACGRRPAESDVRLVEWVWGLYGRRRVLEAADGRLRGKFDGEEMERMMVVGLWCAHPDYAMRPSMKQAISVMNSDGGPLPDLPPAMPVLMFYAPPMEMCRFSYTSSVATTTTTSTVTGYATNTSPGSSSSSTANT, via the exons ATGGCGTCCGTGggcgccgccgccttcctctgCTTCCAAGCTTTGAGCTTGATTACCTCGGCGGGCTCGCTCTCCTTCAACTTCTCCACCTTCGGCCGAGATACTCCGTCCATGATCGACCTCCAAGGCGACGCCTTCTACAACAACCCCAACATCTCCCTCACCAAGAACCAGCTCGGCGCTCCGATCACCTCCAGCTCCGGCCGCGCCGTGTTCCGGGAACCGCTCCTCCTCTGGGATGCCACCACCGGCGAGCTCACCGACTTCGTCACCCACTTCTCCTTCGTCATCGACTCCTTCCGCCAGCCAGACTACGGCGACGGCCTCGCCTTCTTCCTCTCGCCCTACCCTTCCTTCATCCCCGACGTCTCCTCCGGCGGCCACCTCGGCCTCATCGGAAACGCCAGCGCCGTCTTCATCGCCGTCGAGTTCGACACCTACAAGAACGACTGGGACGAAGACGACCACCACGTCGGTATCGACGTCAACTCCGTTCGGTCCTCAGCGGTGTCGACGTGGAACAGCAGCATCAAGGACGGCAGGACGGCCAACGTGTGGGTGAGCTACAACTCCACCGCCCGCAACTTGACAGTCTTCTTGACCTACAAAGACAACCCGGTGTTCGGCAGAAACTCCACCCTCTCCTACGCGGTAGACCTCCGGGAGCTGCTTCCGGAGACCGTCGCCGTCGGTTTCTCGGCTGCCACCGGCCTGTCGACGGAGATTCATAACCTCCTCTCCTGGTCCTTCACCTCTACTCTCCAGCcgagaaagaaaaagaggaatCCTCTGTTTCCTCTGCTTCTCCTCCTACTCGGCTCGGTCGCCGGATTAATTTCCGTTCCAGGACTCGCAATTTGGCTACTTAAGAACAAGATTTGCaagaagataaatgaagaaaaggaagaagatcgAATCGACATAGAGTTGGAGGGAGAGAGAGGCCCCATGGGGTTTTCTTCCCGGGAACTCGCCGCCGCGACAAGGGAATTCTCCGACGAGGTGAAGCTGGGGGAGGGGGGATTCGGGGCGGTGTACAGAGGAGTCTTGGAGGAGTCGAAGAAGGAGGTGGCGATCAAGAGAGTGGCGAGAGGGTCGAAGCAGGGGAGGAAGGAGTACATGTCGGAGGTGAAGATCATAAGCCGGCTGCGCCACCGGAACCTGGTGCAGCTCGTCGGGTGGTGCCACGAGAACGGCGAGTTCCTGCTGGTGTACGAGTTCGTCCCCAACGGCAGCCTCGATAGCCACCTCCACGGCGAGAAGGTGCTCGACTGGCCGGCGAGACGAAAG GTGACGCAGGGGCTGGCGGCGGCGCTGGTGTACCTCCACGAGGAGTGGGAGCAGTGCGTGGTGCACCGCGACGTGAAGCCGAGCAACGTGATGCTGGACTCCGCCTTCAACGCCAAGCTGGGAGATTTCGGCCTCGCGAGGCTCGTCGACCACGACAGGGGATCGCAGACGACGGCGGCGGCCGGGACGATGGGGTACCTGGCGCCGGAATGCGTCGCCGCCGGGAAAGCCGGCAGGGAGTCCGACGTGTACAGCTTCGGGGTCGTGATGCTGGAGGTCGCTTGCGGGAGGCGACCGGCCGAGAGTGACGTCAGGCTAGTGGAGTGGGTGTGGGGGCTCTACGGCCGGAGAAGGGTTCTGGAGGCGGCCGACGGGAGGCTCCGGGGTAAGTTCGACGGGGAGGAGATGGAGAGGATGATGGTGGTGGGCCTCTGGTGCGCGCACCCGGATTACGCGATGCGGCCGTCTATGAAGCAGGCGATCAGCGTGATGAATTCCGACGGCGGGCCGTTGCCGGACCTGCCGCCGGCGATGCCGGTGCTGATGTTCTACGCGCCGCCGATGGAGATGTGCAGGTTTTCGTACACATCGTCGGtggcgacgacgacgacgacttcAACGGTCACTGGATATGCTACCAACACTTCGCCAGGTTCTTCTTCCTCGTCGACGGCGAACACTTGA